AATGCCTTAATTGATAGCGAGAAAAACCTTCAAATTTTCCCTCAGAAATACTTTTATTAGATAGTAAATAAGTTAAGGTAACAGTGCAAATTGTAAAAATAAATAAACTCTGTAACCACAGTGCGAGAATCTGAAGAGCAGGAATTTTAAATAAATAAAAACTCAAATCAATATTAAATATAGGATCGGTTTTTCCTAGATTTATACTATAAAAATAATGAAGAAATCTTGACCAATAATCACCAATAATTAAGCTAGTTATGATACTAAAATAAATACAGATAAATTTAAAACATTGTCTGGGTTTAAATATTAAAAATAAAGTAACAAGTATTGTTAAAATAATCTGCCATATTCTCAGAGGTAAATTATTAGCAATATCGGTAAAAATAGCTAATTGTAAAGGTAGTGAAGAAGGAGATCTTAAATTTGGTAATAATAAACTAGCCCCAGAAATTTGAGTGAAAAACTTTGTATAATAGAATAAAGTTAAGCTAATTAGACCAGAAAAACTGATTACTATTGGTAATAATAAACGTAATTTTAAGGGAGGAGATTGAGGAGTTAATTTATCTTTTCCTTTAGCAAAAAATTGTTCTTGTTGCTTTCTTTGCCTAGATGCGATCGCTAAATTAAACCATAAAAAAGAAGTGGAAATAATAAAAGCAAGACCCCCAATAGTAAACTTACTTAGAAATTGAGTAAAAAAAGTTTGCGGATAGCCCAACTCTTCAAACCAAAGAACATTAACAGTAAAATAACTAATTAATAAAAGAATAATCCAAATTATTAATAGACTAAATACTGCAAAAAATAAGATATTAAAAGGGGACTTAATCGTTTTCATCAAAGGTTATTCAAAAAATATAATAAAATTTGAATTAGGTAGTTTACTGAAAAAAATAATTACAATTTAATTTAAATTTCAGAGTTAATAATAAAATTTTAGCTCTAGTGATATTATTCAAAGGACATTGATATAGAAAAAATGTTAGAAGAAAATCAAAAACTGATATTTACTTGGGATGAATTTTGGCAATATTGTCAGAAAGTAACCGAAAAAATCATACAAGAAAACCAAGAATATTCTCAAATTATCTCTATTTTAAGAGGAGGTTTTTATTTAGGAGATTATCTTTCCCGAAGGTTAAATATCCCCTTATCGGCTATTGTAGCGAAAAGTTATTCTGAACAGAATCAACAAGGAAATTTATTATTAGGACAACTATCTTGTATTGAGCCTCCCACCAACAGAGTTTTATTAGTAGATGACTTATTAGATACGGGAGTAACAATGATAGCGGTGAAAAAAGCCCTAGAAAATCAATGGCAAGTCAAGGTGGATACGGCAGTTATTTGGCAAAAATCCCACAGTCAATGTCAGGCAGATTACTTTTGTGAGATAACACCTGCTTCGGTTTGGATAGTTCAACCTTTTGACTAATAAACTTTTTGCAGTGGGGCAAAGTTCAAAGGGCAATGGTAATTAGTAATTAGTAATTAATACAAGGCAATAGGCAAGAGGCAAACCCCCCTTTATCCCCCCTCGAGAGGGGGGAGGGCAACAATGTTTAATTAATTTTCCCCTCATCCCCCTGAAACCTGTAACCTGCAACCTGAAACCTGAAGCCTGAAACCTGACACTTTATCTCCCTAACACCCCAATCCCCAAAACCTAGTCCCCAAAATGAACTAGAGAGATGAAATTACTTCTTTTAAGGCAGATAGTGCAGTATAAACATCCCTTTCGGAAACAAAGCCTAAATGCCCAATACGGAAGATTTTACCCTTTAAGTGATCTTGTCCACCCGCTAAAGCAATATCAAATCTTTTTCTCATGGCGCTACGAATTGCTTCTGCGTCGTGGTTATCTGGTGCGACAGCAGTAATTGCTAAAGCCGCATCGTTATCACTGGCAAATAAAGGTAATCCTAAAGCCTTAACTCCCTCACGGGTAATTTGAGTAAGATATTTATGACGGGCAAAAATATTTTCTAAACCTTCCTCTTTCATCATCTCTAAAGCGGCTTTTAAGCCATACATGAGATTAATAGGGGGGGTGAAAGGTGAGCTATCTTTGGCATTGGCTTTTTTGTATGCTCCTAAATCTAAATAAAATTTAGGTAAATTTGAGGTTTCATAGGCTTTCCATGCTTTTTCACTCACTGCAACAAAGCCCATACCGGGAGGAATCATGAAACCTTTTTGAGAACCAGAGGCAACTACATCTAAGCCCCATTCATCCACAGGTACATTTACAGCTCCTAAACTGGTAACAGCATCGACAATGATTAAGGCTTCTCCGTGGGCTTTAACGTATTTGTTAATGGTTTCTAAGTCGTTTAAAACACCTGTGGAAGTTTCAGAGTGAGTAACGATTACTGCTTTAATTTTTTTCTCTGTATCGGCTTCCAATTTTGCCTTGAAATCATCGGGATTTAAGCCCTTGCCCCATTCGGCGGTAATTTCTTCTACATCTAAACCAAAGGCTTTTGCTACTTTACCCCAACGTTCACCAAATTTACCATTATTTCCGACTAAAACGCGATCGCCTTTACTCAAGAAATTAATAATACCAGCTTCCATCGCTCCAGTACCAGAAGCACAAAGGGTACAAACTTCGTTTTTAGTTTGATGTAGCCACTTCAAATTTTCATTCAATTCCGCAATGATTTTGCTAAAATCCCCGCTACGATGCCCTATTGGGTGCTGTGCCATGGCTAATAATACCCTCTCAGGCACGGGAGTAGGACCTGGAATCATTAACATTAATTTATCTTGCATTAACTTTTTCCCTTATTGTATTTAGGTTAATTGTATAGATTAATTTTTAACAAAAAACATGATTGATTACTAATTCCTAATTCCTAATTAAACCTAATTCCTAATTAAACTAACTAGCAATATATTCCTCAATAACCTCTTTCCGTTTACGCAATTTGGTTAAGGCTTCTCTTTCAATTTGTCTAACTCTTTCTCTGGAAATATTGAGGATAGTACCAATTTTTGACAAGGTCAAAGGTTTTCCATCATCTAACCCATAACGAAGTCTGATGACATCTTGTTGTTGTTGAGTCAAATCGGACATCATACGACGCAAATCAAACTGAAGACAAGAGTAGTCAGTAAAATCTTCGGGAGATTGCCCTTTATCTTCTAATAACTCTCCTAATTCAGTATCGTTATTGTCTCCTACTTTTAAATCTAAGGAGAGGGGTTGACGGGCTTTACCTAAGTAATCTCTCACTTGCTCTGTAGTTAACTCTAAGGCTTCGGATAATTCAGCAATGGTTGCTGGACGACCTTTTTCCTCAGACAATTTTCTTTGAGTTTGACGGATTTTATTTAATTTTTCTGTAATATGTAAGGGTAAACGAATTGCTCTGCTTTTTTCTGCGATCGCACGAGTAATAGCTTGACGAATCCACCAGTAAGCATAAGTAGAGAAACGATAACCTTTTTTGGGATCGAATTTTTCTACCCCTCTTTGCATACCAATAGTACCTTCTTGAATTAAATCGAGTAGGTCTAAATTATGTTTAAGATACTTTTTCGCAATAGAAACTACAAGACGAAGATTCGCTTCAACCATTTTACGTTTGGCTTTTTCTCCTCGACTAATTTTTATATCGAGATTTTTTTCAGAGATTTTTGCCGCTTCTGCCCACTCTTTTTTAGAAGGTTCTCTTTCCAACTTTTTCTTCAAAGTTTCTCGTTTTTTTTCTAACGCAACTAACTCTTGAATTTGTTTGGCTAAAACAATTTCTTCCTCTTTAGTTAAAAGGGGAATTCTGCCTATTTCCTTGAGATATACTCTAATGGTATCAATATTTTTAGGTAGTGCTTGCATAATTGTTCTATTTTTTTTTATATATTTCAGTTAATAATATTTCCGAGAATTAAAATTATACAAAATAAAGTGCAAAAGTCAGCAATTTTTTTAGGTTTTATGCTGAACAATAGTTCAAATACAATGAGTCAACCTTGTCTTATCTGTTTTTCTTACGGCATAATAGAAAAGTTGACCCTATATCATCATAAAGCATAGATTTAATTTTTGTAAAATTTTTTTTTGACTATTTCTCCCTTTGTTGATTTAATTAAGGTTTGGGCTTTCTTTGCAAATGTGATTAATTATACTAAAAATCTTCAACAAAGAATAATTAACTTCATTTCGGCTTAAGAATATCGGATAAGTTTAAGTATCAGGGTGTTTGGGGGATGAGGGAGACAAGGTGTCAGGTTTCAGGTTTCAGGTTGCAGGTGTTGGAGAAAGTAATGAGTAATGAGTAATGAGTAATGAGTGTTCTGAGTTATTAATTATTCACTATTCACTATTCACTAATTGCCCTTTGGTGTAACGATGAGAGTAATTAAATTATTGATTAAACGCTCTTGCTCTAAAGGAATGACTTTTTTTGCCTGTAGTTTTTCTTGAGTTAAAACATAGTGTAAGATGCTATTGACAAAAATATGTGCGATCGCTTCTGGGTCATCTAAGGTTAAATCTGGACTATTTTGTAGATAGTTAGTAAGTTGATTGATGGCAGGTTTAGCAAGGTTTTTAAAACATAATTGAGCAACTTCTGGGTAGTTTTTTACTTCCGTAACAATGAGGTGAATAAAATCTAAATAAAGAGGATCACTAACTTCTTTTATGATGGTTTCTGCTAGGTTTTTTAATACTAATTGTGGTTTTCCTTCTAAGGGCTTTTCCCAGACTAACTTAAATTTACGGGAAGCCATGTCACTAACTAAGGCATAAAATAATCCTTCTTTATCTCCAAAATGACTATATAAAGTTTGTTTTGAAACTCCAGATGATTTAGCTATTTTATCCATGGTCGTACCTGCATAACCATAAGATAAAAACTGTGATAATGCACCCTGCAAAATTTTTTCCGCTTTTTCTTCCATTCTTTTCTTTTTCTTCTTAAAGTTCTTGATTTTCTTGACAATATTTTTGTCTTGACAAGATTAGACTAGACCGTCTAGTATGATAACAGGGTAGAAAAACCATTTTTATTTATACATTCATTAAATCATAAAAGGGAATATGGGGGAAGCTAAAATTTCAATAATGGAAAAATATGGCAAATCCATTACGATAATTGCAACGGCATTTGGGGTAATAATGATGGTTGGTCTAGGTCTTTATGTGGTTAGTCAAAGAAAGCCGAATGTTTCCTCAGAAAATGAGATTAGCCAACCTGTTCCTATTACTTCCATCGGTGGTTTAGGTAGAATAGAACCCCGAACAGAGGTTATCAATGTTTCCCCTAGTCCTAGTTTGGCAGGGGCAAGGGTCAAAACTCTTTTAGTGAAAGAAGGAGATTGGCTAAAAAAGGGTGATATTATTGCCTATACTTCCGATTATGATTTGAAAAAAGCAGAATTAGAACGAGCAAAAAAAGAGTTAACTGTTGCCCAAGAAAATCTTAATATCGTTAAAGCTGGAGCAAAGGAAGGTTCAATCAATGCTCAAAAAGCTATTGTTTCTCAACTTCAAGCTGAATTACAAGGTGCGATCGCAACTGATCGAGCTAAAATCAATCGTTTACAAGCCCAATTAGCTTCTGAAAGGGAGGAAAGACAAGCTACCATAGACCGATTACAAGCAGAAAAAAATAACGCTCAAGCCCAATTAAATAGATATGAACAATTAGCAAAAGAGGGGGTAATTTCTGCATCCGAATTAGATGATCGTCAATTAACCCTTGAGACAGCCGATAAACGTTATCAAGAAGCCTTAGCTATTTATCGAAAAACCATTAGCACCCTATCGGAGGAAATTAACGAGGCTCAAGCCCTTGCCACTCAAAGAGTTAATACCCTAAATAAACAGATAGCCTCTGCCCAAGCTACTTTAAATGAAATTTCGGAAATTCGCCCTGTGGATGTAGCACAAGCTCAAGCACAAGTAGAGAGTGCGATCGCACTGGTTAATCAAGCAGAAGTCGATTTAGATTTGACTATCATTAAAGCCCCCATAGATGGGGAAATAATCGATATAAATGCTTATCCGGGAGAAAATATCAGTAGTGACCAAGGGATAGTAGAAATAGGCAATACTCAGGAGATGATAGTTGTCGCAGAAATTTATGAGAGCGATATTAGCAAAGTAAAGTTAGGGCAAGAAACCCAGATAAGGAGTGAGAATAATAGCTTTGATGGTATAATTACGGGCAAAATTACGGAAATAAGCTCTAAAATAGGTAAAAAAGACGTTTTAGAAACCGATCCAGCCGCCAGCGTTGATGCCAGGGTAGTAGAGGTAAAAATTGCGATTAATCCAGAAGATAATAATAAGATAAAAAACCTAATTTATTCCCAAGTCATTGTGAATATTCTCTTATAAATAAAAACTGTACTTAATTAATATAATAACTGACAATTATCAAAATTTTTATTTCTTATTTCCTTACCATTATTAATAATTTTAGATAAAAAATTAATTATGAAAACTCCCCTTGCATGGCTACAATTAAGTAAAGAAAAAATCCGCCTTTTAATTGCGATCGCAGGTATTAGTTTTGCTGATATTTTGATGTTTATGCAGTTAGGATTTAAGACAGCTTTGTTAAATAGTGCAGTAAGAATTCATGAAAATATAAAAGGAGATATATTTTTAATTAGCCCTCAATCTGATGCTTTAATTGGGATGAAAAGTTTTTCTAGTCGCCGTTTATATGAGGCTTTAGCTGTTAAAGAAGTTGAATCAATTAACCCTTTATATATAGGTTTCACTACTTGGAAAAATCCTCTTAATCAAAAAACTAGACAGATAATGATTATGGGATTTAACCCCAAGGAACCAATTTTTAACTTATCAGGAGTACAAAAAAACTTAGATAAATTAAAACAACCAGATCAGGTATTATTTGATACAGATTCTCGTCCAGAATTTGGACCTATTCCTGAGCTTTTTCAAGAAGGAAAAACAGTTAAAACGGAAATAAGTAATCGTCAAATTGAAGTAGCTGGTTTATTCACTATTGGTGCAACTTTTGGTGCAGATGGAAATATCATCACTAGCGATTTAAACTTTTTAAGAATATTTGCCCAAAGAGATAAAGGTTTAATTGATGTAGGGGTAATTAACCTTGAAGAAGATGCCAATACAGAGGCTGTAATAAAAACTCTCAAAAACAAACTCAGTAGCGGAGATGTTTTAGTTTTATCCAGAGATGAATTTGTTAACTATGAGCGTAGTTACTGGGAAAATACTACTGCCGTGGGTTTTGTTTTCACCCTTGGCACGGTAATGGGGTTAATTGTGGGAACGGTAATTGTATATCAAATACTTTACACAGATGTTGCGGATCATTTGCCCGAATATGCCACTCTCAAAGCCATGGGATACACCAACAATTATCTGTTAGTGTTGGTTTTTCAACAGGCAATTATTCTCGCTTGTATTGGATTTTTACCCGGCTTAGGATTTTCTGCCTTTCTTTACTCTGTTACCGCTAAAGCTACGGGCTTACCGATTTTTTTAAGTAAGTCTTTAATTATTTCTGTTTTTCTGTTAACTTTGTTTATGTGTGGCTTCTCAGGTGCGATCGCAGTTAATAAATTAAAATCTGCTGATCCTGCTGATATTTTTTAAGCTCTAATTTTTAATTATACTCGGGAAGGGGCAACGGGGAAGGGCAAACCCCCCTTTATCCCCCAGGGCTGTTTCATTTTCGAGAAAGAAAAAAGAGCGGGGGATAAGGGGAGAGGGAGATGGGGGGATTTTTGACTTGCAGATTTTAAGTAAGAATAAAAAATCTTGAAACAATCAATTAATCATAATAAATTATCAAAACTCATTACTCATTACTCGTTACTTATTACTTTCTCCAACACCTGCAACCTGAAACCTGAAACCTGACACCTTGTCTCCCTCTCCCCCCCAATACCCTCTCCTGGTAGCGAAGAAAATCCATTGCTCGAATCTCTTAATATTTCGTTAACATTAAGATATGTAAATATGAGATTTATTTCCTCTGCAAAAAATATGCTTGACTTAGAAAATATTGCTTCCTCTTTTGTCTCAGAAAACAGTGAGCAGAAAGTCAATAGTGATGTTAGCATACCTAGGGAAGATCAATTTATTCATCGTCATATCGGTATCGATAGTTATGAAGAAGATTCGATCGTAAAACAACTGGGTTATGATAGCCTTGACTCTCTCATTGATAGGGCGATACCTCAATCTATCCGCTTCTCTAAACCCTTTAATTTACCTTCTCCTCAAACTGAAACTCAGGCATTAAAAACATTAAGTGCGATCGCATCTGAGAATCAGGTATATCGTTCTTTTATTGGTATGGGTTATTATAATTGTGTCACCCCTGCGGTGATTCAACGCAACATTTTAGAAAACCCCAATTGGTACACTGCTTATACTCCCTATCAGCCTGAAATTGCCCAAGGAAGATTAGAAGCCTTGTTAAACTTTCAGACAATGGTAATAGATTTAACGGGATTAGAAATTGCTAACGCCTCCCTCTTAGACGAAGGCACTGCCGCCGCAGAAGCCATGACGATGAGTTATGGAGCAAGTAAAAGTAAGTCAAAGCTGTTTTTTGTTGATGAAAAATGTCATCCTCAAACCATTGAAGTAATTAAAACAAGGGCGAGATATTTAGATATTGAGTTAATTATTGACAATCCCTTTACTTATGACTTTACAAACGCCGTTTTCGGTTGTTTACTTCAATATCCTGCCACTGACGGCACTATTTACGACTATCAAGCCATTATTGAGCAAATTCATCAAGAAAAAGGCTTAGTGATTCTAGCCGCCGATTTATTAGCATTGGCATTATTAAAATCCCCCGGAGAATTAAATGCTGATATTGCAGTGGGAAATAGTCAACGTTTTGGTGTACCATTAGGTTATGGTGGTCCCCATGCTGGTTATTTTGCCACGAAAGAAGAATATAAACGACAGATACCGGGGCGTTTAGTGGGAGTTTCGGTAGATGCCCAGGGTAAACCTGCTTTAAGATTAGCATTACAAACTAGAGAGCAACACATTCGCAGAGATAAGGCTACCAGTAATATTTGCACAGCACAGGTTTTATTGGCGGTAATTGCTTCTAGTTATGCAGTTTATCACGGGGAAAAAGGGATCAAAAATATTGCCACCAGAGTACATCAATTAACCCGTATTTTAGCCAATAGTTTAGAAAAATTAGGTTATCAGTTACAATCTGAACATTTCTTCGACACTATCAAGGTTAAAATCGATGATAATGAGTTAATTGCCTCTATTCGGGAATTAGCAGAAAATCAGCAGATTAATTTCCGCTATTACCGTGATGGTGTTGGTATTAGTCTGGATGAGGCAACCACTCTCACAGAAGTTAATCAGATTTGTGCAATTTTTGCTCAAAATACTGTCTATATTCGCTTATTAGAAAATAAATCTCCTTTATTGGATGCTTCTATCTATCAGGGAGATGATAATATTAGCCGTTTAGGGATTCCTGTTTCTTTACAGCGTCAAAGTCGTTTTCTCACAGAACCAGTTTTCAATCAACACACTAGCGAAACGGAATTATTACGCTATCTACACCGTTTAGAAAGCAAGGATTTATCCTTAACAACTTCCATGATTCCTCTAGGCTCTTGTACAATGAAGTTAAATGCGACTTCAGAAATGTTACCTATTACTTGGGCTGAATTTAATAATATTCATCCTTTTGCACCATTGTCTCAAACAAAGGGTTATCAGGCTCTTTTTTCTCAGTTAGAAACATGGTTAGCAGAAATTACGGGCTTTGCGGGAGTCTCTTTACAACCCAATGCTGGTTCTCAGGGGGAATATGCAGGGTTACAAGTTATTCGTCGTTATCATGACAGTCGAGGAGAGGGCGATCGCACTATTTGTCTTATTCCAGAATCTGCTCATGGTACAAATCCTGCTAGTGCGGTGATGTGTGGTTTAAAAGTGGTTGCGGTTAAATGTGATGAGGAAGGCAACATTGACATTGCTGATTTACAGGCAAAAGCCGAGAAACATAAAGATAAATTAGCGGCATTAATGGTGACATATCCTTCTACTCATGGGGTATTTGAGGAAGGGATTAAGGATATATGCGGTATCATCCACAGTTATGGTGGGCAAGTATATCTCGATGGTGCGAATATGAATGCCCAAGTTGGCTTATGTAAACCGGGAGATTTTGGAGCGGATGTTTGTCACCTCAATTTACATAAAACCTTTTGTATCCCTCATGGTGGGGGTGGCCCCGGGGTTGGCCCCATTGGTGTCGCCTCTCATTTAGTACCTTTTTTACCTTCTACTTCTTTAACCCCCCTAACCCCCCTTAATAAGGGGGGAGATGCGCAGGAGTCTATCCTTAATGAGGAAAGAAATGTGGAGGAGTCTATTGGTATGATTTCCGCCGCCCCTTGGGGAAGTGCTAGTATTTTGCCCATTTCTTGGATGTATATTGCCATGATGGGAGGAGAAGGGTTAACCCATGCCACGAAGATAGCCATTCTCAGTGCTAATTATATGGCACATCGTCTCGCCCCTTACTATCCTATTCTATTTACTGGTAAAGATGGTTTAGTTGCCCATGAGTGTATCATTGATTTACGTCATTTTCGTAAAACTGCGGATATAACCGTGGAAGATGTGGCAAAACGATTAATGGATTATGGTTTCCATGCTCCTACCATGTCTTGGCCTGTTGCAGGTACAATGATGATCGAACCTACAGAAAGTGAATCAAAAGCCGAATTAGATCGTTTTTGTGATGCTATGATTAGCATTCGTAAGGAAATTGAAGCCATTGAAAAAGGGGAAATGGATAAAAATGATAATCTCTTAAAAAATGCCCCCCATACGGCCGAAATGTTGCTTAAATCTGAGTGGAATCACCCTTACACCAGAGAAATGGCCGCTTATCCTGATAAATGGACTAAAGAGCATAAATTTTGGACTTCTGTGGCTCGTATTGATAATGCTAAAGGCGATCGCAATTTGGTATGTTCTTGTGTAGGCATGGAGAGTTATACTGCGTCTTAGCTTATAAAAGTATCGTTGTTGAAAAGGTGTTAGGTGTTAGGTGTCAGGTGAGAAAATTGACCAAAAACATTAGCTTACTTAATTATTTTGAAATAAAAAAAGTAGCTATATTTCAAGCTACTATCAAGATTTTTGTCTGATATAAAAATTAGTAATTACTTAACCATTGTTGTAAATCTTCAATGGAATTCATATCAAATAAATCCTCTGCTAAGGTTTCTAAATCTTCGATATTTAGAGCTTTTACTTGAGTTTGTAAATCAGTATTTATTGTTCCCAATTTACGTGTTAATAAGCGAATAATCAATTCTTTTTCCTTTTCAATTCTTTGCTCTAAACCTTTTTCCAAACCTTTCGCTAAACCTCTTTCTTCCGCCATTTGCTCGAAAGGACTAATTAAGGGCATCACTTTTTCCTCCTCGTATTCAATAACTTTTTTATTTAAACTTTGTTGTAACAATGGTGGTAATGTCATCATCGCATCAATAAATTTAAACAGTTTTACTATTTCCAATTTACTGAAATTTTTATCGTATAAACTTCTGATTAAATACCATTTCCATTGTTCTCTTTCTGTTAAATTACTTGTGGTTGTCTTGGTTTTTAAATGTGCCATTATCATTATGGCGAAGGGGTTTAAATCTCTTTCTAATTCTTCCCATTTTTCTTGATAATCTAATAGTTTAATTACGGGAAAATCTAAGTTTAATTTACATCCACCTAAATCATAGCCATAATTCGATGGTCGCCATTTTTCTTTTTCGTCTCCTAGTATAGCAAGGCTAATTACGGGTTTTCGGTATAAATCAAAGGTGCGATAATGATAGATAAACATTCGTTGATTAAAATCGCTATCATATTGACTTTGTACTTCGATATGAACCAAAATCCACACTGGTTGATTATTTTTTAGCCATACTTGAAACAATTTATCTACCAATCTTTTACTATCATCAGAATCAGCAGTAATTTTCTGTAATTCTTTGTCTAAAGAAATTGGTGGTTTTAACCAGTCTATTAAGTGATATACTTGTGGGAAAAAGAACTCCAAGAAGCGATCGAAGTATTCTCCTATGGCTTCTTTCCAAGGTTCATCATAATTAGCGTTGATTTCCGTCATTACTATCCGATAAGTTTCTGGATTCAGGTTATTTTGTAAATATTTGTTTAAATAACTTGACATTTTTTTCGCTATAGGGAGCAAAACGCCAGTTTAAATCTCCCCAAAATGGGCGGGATAAAACGCTTTTATGGTGGGAAAAAGTATCAAAGGTTGCTTTTCCATGGTATGCACCAATACCGCTATCTCCTACTCCTCCAAAGGGTAATTCGGTGACTCCTACGTGCATAATTGTTTCGTTAAAGCATAATCCCCCTGATGTGGTTTCTCTCAAGATTTTCTGCTGTTTGTCTTTGTTATGGGAGAAGAAATACAGGGCAAGGGGTTTGGGTTTGCTGTTGACAAACGCGATCGCATCTTCTAGGGTTTGATAGGATAAAACAGGGAGAATTGGTCCAAAAATTTCCTCTTGCATAATGGGAGAGTCGG
This is a stretch of genomic DNA from Cyanobacterium aponinum PCC 10605. It encodes these proteins:
- a CDS encoding DUF4351 domain-containing protein, with amino-acid sequence MTEINANYDEPWKEAIGEYFDRFLEFFFPQVYHLIDWLKPPISLDKELQKITADSDDSKRLVDKLFQVWLKNNQPVWILVHIEVQSQYDSDFNQRMFIYHYRTFDLYRKPVISLAILGDEKEKWRPSNYGYDLGGCKLNLDFPVIKLLDYQEKWEELERDLNPFAIMIMAHLKTKTTTSNLTEREQWKWYLIRSLYDKNFSKLEIVKLFKFIDAMMTLPPLLQQSLNKKVIEYEEEKVMPLISPFEQMAEERGLAKGLEKGLEQRIEKEKELIIRLLTRKLGTINTDLQTQVKALNIEDLETLAEDLFDMNSIEDLQQWLSNY